From Pseudorca crassidens isolate mPseCra1 chromosome 15, mPseCra1.hap1, whole genome shotgun sequence, one genomic window encodes:
- the MMP9 gene encoding matrix metalloproteinase-9 — MNPWQPLVLALLVLGCCSAAPRPHQPTFVVFPGELRSSLTDRQLAEEYLYRYGYTNVAEISKDDQSLRQPLQRLQRRLALPETGELDNTTLNAMRAPRCGVPDLGRFQTFQGDLKWHHHNITYWIQNYSEDLPRDVTDDAFARAFALWSAVTPLTFTRVYGREADIVIQFGVREHGDGYPFDGKNGLLAHAFPPGPGIQGDAHFDDEELWSLGKGVVVPTYFGNAKGTTCHFPFTFEGRSYSACTTDGRSDDMLWCSTTADYDTDRQFGFCPSERLYTQDGNADGKPCVFPFTFEGRSYSACTTDGRSDGYRWCATTASYDQDKLYGFCPTRADATVTGGNSAGELCVFPFIFLGKEYSTCTREGRRDGQLWCATTSNFDRDKKWGYCPDQGYSLFLVAAHEFGHALGLDHSSVPEALMYPMYSFTEKHPLHKDDVQGIQHLYGPRPEPEPRPPTTATAEPQPTAPPTVCATGPPTAPPSERPTAGPTGPPSAGPTGPPTAGPSAIPTRSLDPADDVCNVNIFDAIAEIGKRLHLFKDGRYWRLSESGGRPLQGPFFIKNTWPALPLKLDSAFEDPLTKKIFFFSGRQVWVYTGSSVLGPRRLDKLGLGPEVAQVTGALPRAGGKVLLFSRQSFWRFDVKTQKVDPRSATPVDQMFPGVPMNTHDIFQYQEKAYFCQDRFYWRVSSQYEVNQVDYVGYVTFDLLQCPED, encoded by the exons CTACGAAGCAGTCTCACCGACAGGCAGCTGGCAGAG GAATATCTGTACCGCTATGGCTACACTAATGTGGCAGAGATAAGCAAGGATGATCAGTCCCTGCGTCAGCCTCTGCAGCGTCTCCAGCGGCGCCTGGCCCTGCCGGAGACGGGCGAGCTGGACAACACCACCCTGAATGCCATGCGTGCCCCACGCTGCGGCGTCCCAGACCTGGGCAGATTCCAGACCTTTCAGGGCGACCTCAAGTGGCACCATCACAACATCACCTACTG GATCCAAAACTACTCGGAAGACTTGCCGCGCGACGTGACCGACGACGCCTTTGCCCGCGCCTTCGCGCTCTGGAGCGCGGTGACGCCGCTCACCTTCACTCGCGTGTACGGCCGTGAAGCCGACATAGTCATCCAGTTTGGTGTTAGGG AGCACGGAGATGGGTATCCCTTCGATGGAAAGAACGGGCTCCTGGCACACGCCTTTCCTCCTGGCCCAGGCATTCAGGGAGACGCCCACTTCGACGATGAAGAGTTGTGGTCTCTGGGCAAAGGCGTCG TGGTTCCGACCTACTTCGGAAACGCAAAGGGCACCACCTGCCACTTCCCCTTCACCTTCGAGGGCCGCTCGTACTCTGCCTGCACCACGGACGGCCGCTCCGACGACATGCTCTGGTGCAGCACCACGGCCGACTACGACACCGACCGCCAGTTCGGCTTCTGCCCCAGCGAGA GACTCTACACCCAGGACGGCAATGCGGACGGCAAGCCCTGCGTTTTCCCGTTCACCTTCGAGGGCCGCTCCTACTCCGCCTGTACCACCGACGGTCGCTCGGACGGCTACCGCTGGTGCGCCACCACCGCCAGCTATGACCAGGACAAGCTCTATGGCTTCTGCCCGACCCGAG CTGACGCGACGGTGACCGGGGGCAACTCGGCGGGGGAGCTGTGCGTCTTCCCCTTCATCTTCCTGGGCAAGGAGTACTCGACCTGCACCAGAGAGGGCCGCCGTGATGGGCAACTCTGGTGCGCCACCACCTCCAACTTCGACAGAGACAAGAAGTGGGGCTACTGCCCGGATCAAG GATACAGCCTGTTCCTTGTGGCGGCGCACGAGTTTGGCCACGCGCTGGGCTTAGATCACTCGTCCGTGCCAGAGGCGCTCATGTACCCCATGTACAGCTTCACTGAGAAGCACCCCCTGCATAAGGACGATGTGCAGGGCATCCAGCATCTGTATG GTCCTCGCCCCGAACCTGAACCACGGCCTCCAACCACTGCCACAGCTGAACCGCAGCCCACCGCCCCTCCCACCGTCTGCGCCACGgggcctcccactgccccccCCTCAGAACGCCCCACTGCTGGCCCCACAGGCCCCCCTTCAGCTGGCCCCACGGGTCCTCCCACTGCTGGCCCTTCTGCGATCCCTACAAGGTCCCTGGATCCAGCGGACGATGTCTGCAACGTGAACATCTTCGACGCCATCGCGGAGATCGGGAAACGCCTGCATCTCTTCAAGGAtgg GAGGTACTGGCGACTCTCTGAGAGCGGGGGACGCCCGTTGCAGGGTCCCTTTTTTATCAAGAACACGTGGCCTGCGCTGCCCCTCAAGCTGGACTCCGCTTTTGAGGATCCGCTCACGAAGaagattttcttcttctctg GGCGCCAAGTGTGGGTGTACACAGGCTCGTCGGTGCTAGGCCCAAGGCGTCTGGACAAGCTGGGCCTGGGCCCGGAAGTGGCCCAAGTCACCGGGGCCCTCCCGCGCGCCGGGGGTAAGGTGCTGCTGTTCAGCCGGCAGAGCTTCTGGAG GTTCGACGTGAAGACACAGAAGGTGGATCCCCGGAGCGCCACCCCAGTGGACCAGATGTTCCCCGGGGTGCCCATGAATACGCATGACATCTTTCAGTACCAAG AGAAAGCATACTTCTGCCAGGATCGCTTCTACTGGCGCGTGAGTTCCCAGTATGAGGTGAATCAGGTGGACTACGTGGGCTACGTGACATTTGACCTCCTGCAGTGCCCCGAGGACTAG
- the SLC12A5 gene encoding solute carrier family 12 member 5 isoform X2: MLNNLTDCEDGDGGANPGDGNPKESSPFINSTDTEKGKEYDGKNMALFEEEMDTSPMVSSLLSGLANYTNLPQGSREHEEAENNEGGKKKPVQAPRMGTFMGVYLPCLQNIFGVILFLRLTWVVGIAGIMESFCMVFICCSCTMLTAISMSAIATNGVVPAGGSYYMISRSLGPEFGGAVGLCFYLGTTFAGAMYILGTIEILLAYLFPAMAIFKAEDASGEAAAMLNNMRVYGTCVLTCMATVVFVGVKYVNKFALVFLGCVILSILAIYAGVIKSAFDPPNFPICLLGNRTLSRHGFDVCAKLAWEGNETVTTRLWGLFCSSRFLNATCDEYFTRNNVTEIQGIPGAASGLIKENLWSSYLTKGVIVERRGMPSVGLGDGTPVDMDHPYVFSDMTSYFTLLVGIYFPSVTGIMAGSNRSGDLRDAQKSIPTGTILAIATTSAVYISSVVLFGACIEGVVLRDKFGEAVNGNLVVGTLAWPSPWVIVIGSFFSTCGAGLQSLTGAPRLLQAISRDGIVPFLQVFGHGKANGEPTWALLLTACICEIGILIASLDEVAPILSMFFLMCYMFVNLACAVQTLLRTPNWRPRFRYYHWTLSFLGMSLCLALMFICSWYYALVAMLIAGLIYKYIEYRGAEKEWGDGIRGLSLSAARYALLRLEEGPPHTKNWRPQLLVLVRVDQDQNVAHPQLLSLTSQLKAGKGLTIVGSVLEGTFLDNHPQAQRAEESIRRLMEAEKVKGFCQVVISSNLRDGVSHLIQSGGLGGLQHNTVLVGWPRNWRQKEAHQTWRNFIELVRETTAGHLALLVTKNVSMFPGNPERFSEGSIDVWWIVHDGGMLMLLPFLLRHHKVWRKCKMRIFTVAQMDDNSIQMKKDLTTFLYHLRITAEVEVVEMHESDISAYTYEKTLVMEQRSQILKQMHLTKNEREREIQSITDESRGSIRRKNPANTRLRLNVPEETAGDSEEKPEEEVQLIHDQSAPSCPSSSPSPGEEPEREGEADPEKVHLTWTKDKSVAEKNKGPSPVSSEGIKDFFSMKPEWENLNQSNVRRMHTAVRLNEVIVKKSRDAKLVLLNMPGPPRNRNGDENYMEFLEVLTEHLDRVMLVRGGGREVITIYS, translated from the exons ATGCTAAACAACCTGACGGACTGCGAGGACGGCGATGGGGGAGCCAACCCTG GTGATGGCAACCCCAAGGAGAGCAGCCCCTTCATCAACAGCACCGAcacagagaaggggaaggagtaTGATGGCAAGAACATGGCCCTGTTTGAG GAGGAGATGGACACCAGCCCCATGGTGTCCTCCCTGCTCAGTGGCCTGGCCAACTACACCAACCTGCCTCAGGGAAGTAGGGAGCACGAAGAGGCAGAAAACAATGAGGGTGGAAAAAAGAAGCCGGTGCAG GCCCCCCGCATGGGCACCTTCATGGGCGTGTACCTACCGTGCCTGCAGAACATCTTTGGTGTCATCCTCTTCTTGCGGCTCACTTGGGTGGTGGGCATCGCGGGCATCATGGAGTCCTTCTGCATGGtcttcatctgctgctcctgt ACGATGCTCACGGCCATTTCCATGAGTGCAATTGCAACCAATGGTGTTGTGCCTG CTGGCGGCTCCTACTACATGATTTCCAGGTCTCTGGGTCCAGAGTTTGGGGGCGCTGTGGGCCTCTGCTTCTACCTGGGCACTACGTTTGCTGGGGCCATGTACATCCTGGGCACCATCGAAATCCTGCTG GCTTACCTCTTCCCAGCTATGGCCATTTTCAAGGCAGAAGATGCCAGTGGGGAGGCGGCAGCCATGCTGAACAATATGCGTGTGTATGGCACCTGCGTGCTCACCTGCATGGCCACCGTGGTATTTGTGGGCGTCAAGTATGTCAACAAGTTTGCCCTTGTCTTCCTGGGTTGTGTCATCCTCTCCATCCTGGCCATCTATGCCGGGGTCATCAAATCTGCCTTTGACCCACCCAACTTCCC GATCTGCCTCCTGGGGAACCGCACGCTGTCTCGCCATGGCTTTGATGTCTGTGCCAAGCTGGCTTGGGAAGGAAATGAGACAGTGACCACGCGGCTCTGGGGCCTTTTCTGCTCCTCCCGATTCCTCAACGCCACCTGTGATGAGTACTTCACCCGAAACAATGTCACGGAGATCCAGGGCATTCCTGGCGCTGCCAGTGGCCTCATCAAAG AGAACCTCTGGAGCTCCTACCTGACCAAGGGGGTGATTGTGGAAAGGCGTGGGATGCCCTCGGTGGGCCTGGGAGATGGTACCCCTGTCGACATGGACCATCCCTATGTCTTCAGCGATATGACCTCCTACTTCACCCTGCTGGTTGGCATCTACTTCCCCTCGGTCACAG GGATCATGGCTGGTTCTAACCGCTCTGGTGACCTGCGGGACGCCCAGAAGTCAATTCCCACTGGCACCATCCTGGCCATCGCCACCACCTCCGCTGTCT ACATCAGCTCCGTTGTTCTGTTTGGGGCCTGCATCGAGGGGGTCGTCCTTCGGGACAA GTTTGGCGAAGCTGTGAATGGCAACCTGGTGGTGGGCACCCTGGCCTGGCCGTCCCCCTGGGTTATCGTCATCGGATCCTTCTTCTCCACCtgcggggctgggctgcagagcCTCACGGGGGCTCCACGCCTGCTGCAGGCCATCTCCCGCGATGGCATAGTGCCCTTCCTGCAG GTTTTCGGCCACGGCAAAGCCAACGGAGAGCCAACGTGGGCCTTGCTTCTCACCGCCTGCATCTGCGAGATTGGCATCCTCATTGCGTCCCTGGACGAGGTCGCCCCCATCCTCTCTAT GTTCTTTCTGATGTGCTACATGTTTGTGAACCTGGCCTGTGCGGTACAGACGCTGCTGAGGACGCCCAACTGGCGGCCACGCTTTCGCTATTACCACTG GACACTCTCGTTCCTGGGCATGAGCCTCTGCCTGGCCCTCATGTTCATCTGCTCCTGGTATTATGCCTTGGTGGCCATGCTCATTGCTGGGCTCATCTACAAGTATATCGAGTACCGTGG GGCAGAGAAGGAGTGGGGCGATGGCATCCGAGGCCTGTCTCTCAGTGCGGCTCGCTACGCCCTGTTACGCCTAGAGGAAGGGCCCCCGCACACCAAGAACTGGAG GCCACAGCTGCTGGTGCTGGTGCGTGTGGACCAAGACCAGAACGTGGCACATCCACAGCTGCTCTCGCTGACCTCCCAGCTCAAGGCAGGGAAGGGCCTGACCATTGTGGGCTCTGTCCTTGAGGGCACCTTTCTGGACAACCATCCCCAGGCCCAGCGGGCGGAGGAG TCCATCCGGCGCCTGATGGAGGCAGAGAAGGTGAAGGGCTTCTGCCAGGTAGTGATCTCCTCCAACCTGCGAGATGGCGTGTCCCACCTGATTCAGTCCGGGGGCCTCGGGGGGCTGCAGCACAACACCGTGCTTGTTGGCTGGCCCCGAAACTGGCGGCAGAAGGAAGCTCATCAGACGTGGAGGAACTTCATTG AGCTGGTCCGGGAAACCACGGCCGGTCACCTGGCTCTGCTGGTCACCAAGAACGTTTCCATGTTTCCTGGTAACCCGGAGCGCTTCTCGGAGGGCAGCATCGACGTCTGGTGGATTGTGCACGACGGCGGCATGCTCATGCTGCTGCCCTTCCTGCTGCGGCACCACAAG GTCTGGCGGAAGTGCAAGATGCGAATCTTCACTGTGGCCCAGATGGACGACAATAGCATCCAGATGAAGAAGGATTTGACCACATTTCTGTACCATTTACGTATCACCGCGGAGGTCGAAGTGGTGGAGATG CATGAAAGCGACATCTCGGCTTACACCTACGAGAAGACGCTGGTGATGGAGCAGCGTTCCCAGATCCTCAAGCAGATGCATTTAACCAAGAATGAGCGGGAGAGGGAG ATCCAGAGTATCACAGATGAGTCTCGGGGCTCAATCCGGAGAAAGAATCCAGCCAACACTCGGCTTCGCCTCAACGTCCCAGAAGAGACAGCTGGTGACAGCGAGGAGAAGCCGGAAGAGGAG GTGCAGCTGATCCATGACCAGAGTGCTCCCAGCTGCCCCAGCAGCTCACCATCCCCGGGGGAGGAGCCCGAACGGGAGGGCGAGGCAGATCCAGAGAAAGTGCATCTCACCTGGACCAAGGACAAATCTGTGGCAGAGAAGAACAAGGGCCCCAGTCCTGTCTCCTCAGAGGGCATCAAGGACTTCTTCAGCATGAAGCC GGAGTGGGAGAACTT GAACCAGTCCAACGTGCGGCGCATGCACACCGCTGTGCGGCTGAACGAGGTCATCGTCAAGAAATCCCGGGACGCCAAGCTTGTTTTGCTCAACATGCCAGGGCCTCCCCGCAACCGCAACGGTGACGAAAATT ACATGGAGTTCCTCGAGGTCCTCACCGAGCACCTGGACCGGGTGATGCTGGTCCGCGGCGGCGGCCGCGAGGTCATCACCATCTACTCCTGA
- the SLC12A5 gene encoding solute carrier family 12 member 5 isoform X1 encodes MSRRFTVTSLPPAGPAGTSDSESHRLSAADLRRLSGEDAKGDGNPKESSPFINSTDTEKGKEYDGKNMALFEEEMDTSPMVSSLLSGLANYTNLPQGSREHEEAENNEGGKKKPVQAPRMGTFMGVYLPCLQNIFGVILFLRLTWVVGIAGIMESFCMVFICCSCTMLTAISMSAIATNGVVPAGGSYYMISRSLGPEFGGAVGLCFYLGTTFAGAMYILGTIEILLAYLFPAMAIFKAEDASGEAAAMLNNMRVYGTCVLTCMATVVFVGVKYVNKFALVFLGCVILSILAIYAGVIKSAFDPPNFPICLLGNRTLSRHGFDVCAKLAWEGNETVTTRLWGLFCSSRFLNATCDEYFTRNNVTEIQGIPGAASGLIKENLWSSYLTKGVIVERRGMPSVGLGDGTPVDMDHPYVFSDMTSYFTLLVGIYFPSVTGIMAGSNRSGDLRDAQKSIPTGTILAIATTSAVYISSVVLFGACIEGVVLRDKFGEAVNGNLVVGTLAWPSPWVIVIGSFFSTCGAGLQSLTGAPRLLQAISRDGIVPFLQVFGHGKANGEPTWALLLTACICEIGILIASLDEVAPILSMFFLMCYMFVNLACAVQTLLRTPNWRPRFRYYHWTLSFLGMSLCLALMFICSWYYALVAMLIAGLIYKYIEYRGAEKEWGDGIRGLSLSAARYALLRLEEGPPHTKNWRPQLLVLVRVDQDQNVAHPQLLSLTSQLKAGKGLTIVGSVLEGTFLDNHPQAQRAEESIRRLMEAEKVKGFCQVVISSNLRDGVSHLIQSGGLGGLQHNTVLVGWPRNWRQKEAHQTWRNFIELVRETTAGHLALLVTKNVSMFPGNPERFSEGSIDVWWIVHDGGMLMLLPFLLRHHKVWRKCKMRIFTVAQMDDNSIQMKKDLTTFLYHLRITAEVEVVEMHESDISAYTYEKTLVMEQRSQILKQMHLTKNEREREIQSITDESRGSIRRKNPANTRLRLNVPEETAGDSEEKPEEEVQLIHDQSAPSCPSSSPSPGEEPEREGEADPEKVHLTWTKDKSVAEKNKGPSPVSSEGIKDFFSMKPEWENLNQSNVRRMHTAVRLNEVIVKKSRDAKLVLLNMPGPPRNRNGDENYMEFLEVLTEHLDRVMLVRGGGREVITIYS; translated from the exons ATGAGCCGCAGGTTCACTGTCACTTCACTGCCCCCCGCGGGGCCTGCCGGGACCTCTGACTCGGAGTCCCACCGGCTTTCAGCAGCCGATCTCCGTCGCCTCTCAGGGGAAGACGCCAAAG GTGATGGCAACCCCAAGGAGAGCAGCCCCTTCATCAACAGCACCGAcacagagaaggggaaggagtaTGATGGCAAGAACATGGCCCTGTTTGAG GAGGAGATGGACACCAGCCCCATGGTGTCCTCCCTGCTCAGTGGCCTGGCCAACTACACCAACCTGCCTCAGGGAAGTAGGGAGCACGAAGAGGCAGAAAACAATGAGGGTGGAAAAAAGAAGCCGGTGCAG GCCCCCCGCATGGGCACCTTCATGGGCGTGTACCTACCGTGCCTGCAGAACATCTTTGGTGTCATCCTCTTCTTGCGGCTCACTTGGGTGGTGGGCATCGCGGGCATCATGGAGTCCTTCTGCATGGtcttcatctgctgctcctgt ACGATGCTCACGGCCATTTCCATGAGTGCAATTGCAACCAATGGTGTTGTGCCTG CTGGCGGCTCCTACTACATGATTTCCAGGTCTCTGGGTCCAGAGTTTGGGGGCGCTGTGGGCCTCTGCTTCTACCTGGGCACTACGTTTGCTGGGGCCATGTACATCCTGGGCACCATCGAAATCCTGCTG GCTTACCTCTTCCCAGCTATGGCCATTTTCAAGGCAGAAGATGCCAGTGGGGAGGCGGCAGCCATGCTGAACAATATGCGTGTGTATGGCACCTGCGTGCTCACCTGCATGGCCACCGTGGTATTTGTGGGCGTCAAGTATGTCAACAAGTTTGCCCTTGTCTTCCTGGGTTGTGTCATCCTCTCCATCCTGGCCATCTATGCCGGGGTCATCAAATCTGCCTTTGACCCACCCAACTTCCC GATCTGCCTCCTGGGGAACCGCACGCTGTCTCGCCATGGCTTTGATGTCTGTGCCAAGCTGGCTTGGGAAGGAAATGAGACAGTGACCACGCGGCTCTGGGGCCTTTTCTGCTCCTCCCGATTCCTCAACGCCACCTGTGATGAGTACTTCACCCGAAACAATGTCACGGAGATCCAGGGCATTCCTGGCGCTGCCAGTGGCCTCATCAAAG AGAACCTCTGGAGCTCCTACCTGACCAAGGGGGTGATTGTGGAAAGGCGTGGGATGCCCTCGGTGGGCCTGGGAGATGGTACCCCTGTCGACATGGACCATCCCTATGTCTTCAGCGATATGACCTCCTACTTCACCCTGCTGGTTGGCATCTACTTCCCCTCGGTCACAG GGATCATGGCTGGTTCTAACCGCTCTGGTGACCTGCGGGACGCCCAGAAGTCAATTCCCACTGGCACCATCCTGGCCATCGCCACCACCTCCGCTGTCT ACATCAGCTCCGTTGTTCTGTTTGGGGCCTGCATCGAGGGGGTCGTCCTTCGGGACAA GTTTGGCGAAGCTGTGAATGGCAACCTGGTGGTGGGCACCCTGGCCTGGCCGTCCCCCTGGGTTATCGTCATCGGATCCTTCTTCTCCACCtgcggggctgggctgcagagcCTCACGGGGGCTCCACGCCTGCTGCAGGCCATCTCCCGCGATGGCATAGTGCCCTTCCTGCAG GTTTTCGGCCACGGCAAAGCCAACGGAGAGCCAACGTGGGCCTTGCTTCTCACCGCCTGCATCTGCGAGATTGGCATCCTCATTGCGTCCCTGGACGAGGTCGCCCCCATCCTCTCTAT GTTCTTTCTGATGTGCTACATGTTTGTGAACCTGGCCTGTGCGGTACAGACGCTGCTGAGGACGCCCAACTGGCGGCCACGCTTTCGCTATTACCACTG GACACTCTCGTTCCTGGGCATGAGCCTCTGCCTGGCCCTCATGTTCATCTGCTCCTGGTATTATGCCTTGGTGGCCATGCTCATTGCTGGGCTCATCTACAAGTATATCGAGTACCGTGG GGCAGAGAAGGAGTGGGGCGATGGCATCCGAGGCCTGTCTCTCAGTGCGGCTCGCTACGCCCTGTTACGCCTAGAGGAAGGGCCCCCGCACACCAAGAACTGGAG GCCACAGCTGCTGGTGCTGGTGCGTGTGGACCAAGACCAGAACGTGGCACATCCACAGCTGCTCTCGCTGACCTCCCAGCTCAAGGCAGGGAAGGGCCTGACCATTGTGGGCTCTGTCCTTGAGGGCACCTTTCTGGACAACCATCCCCAGGCCCAGCGGGCGGAGGAG TCCATCCGGCGCCTGATGGAGGCAGAGAAGGTGAAGGGCTTCTGCCAGGTAGTGATCTCCTCCAACCTGCGAGATGGCGTGTCCCACCTGATTCAGTCCGGGGGCCTCGGGGGGCTGCAGCACAACACCGTGCTTGTTGGCTGGCCCCGAAACTGGCGGCAGAAGGAAGCTCATCAGACGTGGAGGAACTTCATTG AGCTGGTCCGGGAAACCACGGCCGGTCACCTGGCTCTGCTGGTCACCAAGAACGTTTCCATGTTTCCTGGTAACCCGGAGCGCTTCTCGGAGGGCAGCATCGACGTCTGGTGGATTGTGCACGACGGCGGCATGCTCATGCTGCTGCCCTTCCTGCTGCGGCACCACAAG GTCTGGCGGAAGTGCAAGATGCGAATCTTCACTGTGGCCCAGATGGACGACAATAGCATCCAGATGAAGAAGGATTTGACCACATTTCTGTACCATTTACGTATCACCGCGGAGGTCGAAGTGGTGGAGATG CATGAAAGCGACATCTCGGCTTACACCTACGAGAAGACGCTGGTGATGGAGCAGCGTTCCCAGATCCTCAAGCAGATGCATTTAACCAAGAATGAGCGGGAGAGGGAG ATCCAGAGTATCACAGATGAGTCTCGGGGCTCAATCCGGAGAAAGAATCCAGCCAACACTCGGCTTCGCCTCAACGTCCCAGAAGAGACAGCTGGTGACAGCGAGGAGAAGCCGGAAGAGGAG GTGCAGCTGATCCATGACCAGAGTGCTCCCAGCTGCCCCAGCAGCTCACCATCCCCGGGGGAGGAGCCCGAACGGGAGGGCGAGGCAGATCCAGAGAAAGTGCATCTCACCTGGACCAAGGACAAATCTGTGGCAGAGAAGAACAAGGGCCCCAGTCCTGTCTCCTCAGAGGGCATCAAGGACTTCTTCAGCATGAAGCC GGAGTGGGAGAACTT GAACCAGTCCAACGTGCGGCGCATGCACACCGCTGTGCGGCTGAACGAGGTCATCGTCAAGAAATCCCGGGACGCCAAGCTTGTTTTGCTCAACATGCCAGGGCCTCCCCGCAACCGCAACGGTGACGAAAATT ACATGGAGTTCCTCGAGGTCCTCACCGAGCACCTGGACCGGGTGATGCTGGTCCGCGGCGGCGGCCGCGAGGTCATCACCATCTACTCCTGA